The following nucleotide sequence is from Bacillus horti.
AACGAAATCCTTGGCGAATCATCAGAAGCACCGTATGAATTTTATTTGGAGGAAGGTACTAATCAAATATCACTAATTGCTAACCCTGCTCCTATTCAACCTGTAGTACGAACGATCCGTGATGTGATGGCTGGAGTCAATGCTTTATCCTTAGACATTAGACAGGCTACAGGAAATATAGCGGATCGAAACAGGGACTGGAGCTTAACGGAGCAGATTCCAGATCTTACGGAAAGACTTGAAGGGTTTGCTCAACGCTTGCGTGATGAGCATGCTTATTTGGAGCAGGTCAGTGGAAGAAACCCTGATGAAGCTAGAAATCTAATGATGAGTGCAGAACAATTAGAGAAGCTAGCACAGGAGCCTAACTCTATTCCATTCAGATACACTCAATTGTCAGAGGGATCTGGCTCGGTGCTCCAGCTTCTTGGTGATTTATTAATTGAGCTACCAAAGCAGCCTTTACTGCTTGATCAGATTTATATCTTCGATGGCGCAGAGCTACCTAGAGCAGAGGCTACATTTTGGCAAAAAGCAAAAGCTAATTTCTTTGGTTTTCTCCGATCCTTCTCCACGGACTTTACAGAGATTAGTCCTAGAACGGAGGAAACGGTGGAGATATGGGTGAATCGACCTCGCCAATATGTGATGCTTATGCAGCAAATGGCGAATCGAGATTTTACCAGGGAAACAGGAATTCGGGTTTCTTTGAGTCTAATGCCTGATGAACAGAAGCTAATTTTGGCTAATGCGGCAGACAAAGCGCCTGATATTGCCTTAGGTATTGGAAACCAGCTGCCATTCAATTTAGCGATTCGAGGCGCTATAAAGGATCTAACTGAATTTAATGATTTTGATCAAGTGCAGGAAAGATTTTCTCCAGGAGCTCTGCTTCCTTTTGCTATTAATGATGAATACTATGCGATTCCTGACACACAATCCTTTTATGTTTTATTTTATAGGCAGGATATTTTAGAAGCTTTAGATCTCCCTGTTCCTGATACGTGGGAGGATGTTATTAGAATGCTTCCAGAGCTACAACGCTTTGGAATGAACTTTTACTTACCTCTGTCCTCTGCCGGAGGCTATAAACCATTTGCCCTAACAGCACCTTATCTCTATCAGCATGGAGCTGATTTGTACAACGAAGAGGGGACGAGGGCAGCTATAGATTCAGAAGAAGCTTTAAAAGCTTTCGATCTCATGACCAAAAGCTTTACGATATATAGCATGCCTTTGCATGTCCCTAACTTTTATAACCATTTTCGTGAAGGCTCTTTACCTATAGGGGTGGCTGATTACAGCACATATATTCAGTTAACGGCTGCTGCTCCAGAAATAGCAGGCTGGTGGAAGATTGCCCCACATCCAGGGGTAGAGGATGAGAATGGTGAAGTGATCCGTTGGGCCCCGGGGACTGGCGCTGCCGGTGTGATTTTCGATCAGAGTGAAAAGCAAGAGGAAGCATGGGAGTTTATGAAATGGTGGACATCGACGGAAACTCAGGTTGAGTTCGGAAATATGATGGAAACGATCTATGGCTTAGAGTATCGCTGGAATTCCTCAAATGTGGAAGCTTTTGAACAATTACCTTGGCCACAGGATGATTTAGATGTCATTTTAGAGCAATGGACTTGGTTGCGTGATATCCCTCGTATTCCTGGAGACTACATGGTTGAAAGGGAGCTTAGCAACGCTTGGAACCGGGCCGTATTTGATGGAGATAATGCCCGCCGTGCCTTGGAAGACGCAGCTTTAACGGCAAACCGTGAAATTTGGAAGAAGCTCCATGAATTTGGGTTTATGGAAAATGGAACGATGATTCAGGAGCTTAGGGTGCCACAAATAAAGAATTTATTGGAGGAGAGGTGAGGAGATGAAAACGAGCGAGGTTCATTCAACAGCAGGAGATTCTCCTCTTCAGCCAGCTAAGCAGCAGGAGCGTAAATCTGTGAAGTGGAAGAAGGAGCTAACGGCTTTTCTGTTTATTGGTCCCTTCTTCCTGCTTTTTCTCTTATTTATTATTATCCCTGTTGTTATAGCCATTTATTTTTCTTTTACGTACTTCAATACAATTGAGGCGCCACGCTTTATTGGTCTGCAAAATTTTGTAGATTTGCTCTCAGCTGATCAGGTGTTTATGATGCATGTTTTGCCGAATACGTTTAAGTTTGCTCTAATTGTTGGACCAATTGGTTATCTATTAGCCTTCTGGTTGGCTTGGTTGTTGGCTCAGGTTCCTAGACGATCGAGAAGCTTGTTTACTCTAGCGATCTATTCTCCCTCAATGACGGCTGGGGTAGCGATGGCTGTTGTTTGGTTAATTATTTTTAGTGGGGATCAAAGTGGATATTTAAATAGTATTCTACTCCAATTGAATATCATTACTGAGCCTATTCAATGGACTCAGTCCCCTCATTTTTTAATGCCTATTATGATCATAGTTACATTATGGGGAAGCATGGGAGTTGGATTTTTGGCCATGCTAGCTGGAATTTTAAATGTGGATCGTCAGCTTTATGAAGCGGCCTATATCGATGGGATTCGCAATCGCTGGCAGGAGGTCTTTTATATTACGATTCCTTCGATGAAGCCACAAATGCTATTTGGAGCCGTTATGGCTGTTGTAGGAACGTTTCAGGCTGGAGCCATCGGTGTACAGCTTTCAGGAGATAATCCAACCCCTCAATATGCGGGTCAGCTTATTATTAATCATATTGATGATTATGGTTTTATTCGTTATGAGATGGGTTATGCCTCCGCTCTTTCTGTCGTGCTATTGATTTTTGTGTATTTGTTATCAAAGCTGTGCTGGAAGCTTTTTGGAGCTAAGGATTAGGCTTTCGTTTGTTAGATAAGGTGAGGCATTCGTTCAGCAATACAGCACAGAGTGTCACGAAAGGAGTTGAAAAGAGGTCATGGCCAAATTTCGAGCGAATCAAATGGATCCTGATCGCTTTCATTTCAGTCAATCTGGATTCTATTTTTTCCTTATAACATTAAGTATCTTCATGGTTATGCCGATAATCTTTATTTTCTCAACGGCGCTAAAGCCAATTGATGAGCTATTTTTATACCCGCCTCGTTTTTTTGTAATGAGGCCAACTCTACAGAATTTTTATGATTTGTTCAGCACAACATCTGTGACTGTGGTTCCCATGGTAAAGTATCTGTTTAATAGTATTGTGGTGACGGTTGTAGTGGTTGCTGCAACAGTAATCATAAGTACTATGACTGGTTTTGCCTTATCTAAATTAGATTTCAAGTTTAAAAAAATCATCTTTGAAGCGAACGTTCTTGCCATTATGTTTGTGCCTGTTGCTGTGGCTATTCCTCGTTTCTTTATTGTAGATGCTTTAGGGATTATGGACACGATGCTTGGTCATATTTTACCGCTATTGGCGTTACCTGTTTCTGTTTTCTTACTGAAGCAGTTTGTGGATCAGATTCCTGATGCTTTAATTGAAGCGGCGACCATTGATGGTGCAAATACATTTCAGGTTTTTACAAGGATTATCTTACCCATGGTGTATCCCGCTTTAGCAACGGTGGCTATTTTGTCCTTCCAGCTTGCTTGGAATAACGTGGAAACCTCCACTCTTTATATGGATGCGGAGAATCAAAAAACATTAGCTTTTTATATGACTACACTAGCTTCTAATTTGGAGAACAATGTAGCTGGGCAAGGGATGGCTGCAGCAGCTGGCTTATTAATGTTTTTACCGAATTTAATTATATTCTTGTTTTTGCAGTCTAAGGTCATGAATACGATGGCTCATTCAGGGCTGAAATAGAAATGGGGGATTCGATGAGTTTCATAAAAAAGCTACTTCTATTAACTCTATTGTTTCTGCTCGTTTTTTCTTCAGTAGCTGGTGCAGACTCTCCTTTTGTAACGTATACAGTGGATCGGAGTGGGTCTCCTTTAATCACGCAAAGTGCGTATCAGGCGATTGGGCTCATTGATGGCTCTAGCATTGAAGAATACGATGAAAGTGGAGAACCGGTGTATAGCCCGCTTTCCAATCCAGAGGATTTGTTTATTGATCAGGAGGATCGTATTTATGTAGCTGATTCTGGAAATTCGAGAATTGTAGTGTTTGATCAAAATGGTCAGCATCTTCAAACACTTGGAGAGGATAAGTTACAGGAGCCAACTGGTGTTTTCGTTACAAATGAAGGAATGATCTTTGTTGCGGATTATCGCCAAGAAAAGATTTTTCAATTTGACCAGGAGGGTCAGGTGGTACAGGAGATTGGTCGTCCTGACACGTTATTATTTGGACAGCGTACTCCCTTCAAACCAAGAAAAGTGATTGTTGACCAAAGAAATAACCTATATGTCGTTTCAGAGGGGTCCATTCATGGTTTAATTCAGCTCAGCAGTGAAGGGAGCTTTCAAGGATATTTCGGGGCTAATATAACCGGTGGGGGCTTCACGAGAG
It contains:
- a CDS encoding extracellular solute-binding protein yields the protein MRRKGLVFIAILLLLQQVMFMGVMSVHADDDEVKDILDSLFNNQQQDENEADDIIDEAPEEANPIQSLIGDYYADLLRSWNDAGIVASQGFSQVISPAEFIGEELNLLPRSEAEGYSDAVLLSDATTEEIEIEVDIPEEGLYQIKVDYLPQDGKIIPPERGLIINDEFQYFESRRMVFPSAWENEFVPFEKDGLGNDIPSNQVERKQWQSTYLMDASYLFDSPLLFHLEEGANSIKLVHLRESMLLGNITIESPTSLPEYAEYREQQQAGRVEQSMVELQAQFPDFKSDPSVQALPSGDPNVTPYETGAILLNTLGGDSWQDGGQAVTWEVEVEEAGYYQLAFKYQQDFKVNMPVFRTLLINGEIPFQEMQRYAFGYSKKWKNEILGESSEAPYEFYLEEGTNQISLIANPAPIQPVVRTIRDVMAGVNALSLDIRQATGNIADRNRDWSLTEQIPDLTERLEGFAQRLRDEHAYLEQVSGRNPDEARNLMMSAEQLEKLAQEPNSIPFRYTQLSEGSGSVLQLLGDLLIELPKQPLLLDQIYIFDGAELPRAEATFWQKAKANFFGFLRSFSTDFTEISPRTEETVEIWVNRPRQYVMLMQQMANRDFTRETGIRVSLSLMPDEQKLILANAADKAPDIALGIGNQLPFNLAIRGAIKDLTEFNDFDQVQERFSPGALLPFAINDEYYAIPDTQSFYVLFYRQDILEALDLPVPDTWEDVIRMLPELQRFGMNFYLPLSSAGGYKPFALTAPYLYQHGADLYNEEGTRAAIDSEEALKAFDLMTKSFTIYSMPLHVPNFYNHFREGSLPIGVADYSTYIQLTAAAPEIAGWWKIAPHPGVEDENGEVIRWAPGTGAAGVIFDQSEKQEEAWEFMKWWTSTETQVEFGNMMETIYGLEYRWNSSNVEAFEQLPWPQDDLDVILEQWTWLRDIPRIPGDYMVERELSNAWNRAVFDGDNARRALEDAALTANREIWKKLHEFGFMENGTMIQELRVPQIKNLLEER
- a CDS encoding carbohydrate ABC transporter permease gives rise to the protein MKTSEVHSTAGDSPLQPAKQQERKSVKWKKELTAFLFIGPFFLLFLLFIIIPVVIAIYFSFTYFNTIEAPRFIGLQNFVDLLSADQVFMMHVLPNTFKFALIVGPIGYLLAFWLAWLLAQVPRRSRSLFTLAIYSPSMTAGVAMAVVWLIIFSGDQSGYLNSILLQLNIITEPIQWTQSPHFLMPIMIIVTLWGSMGVGFLAMLAGILNVDRQLYEAAYIDGIRNRWQEVFYITIPSMKPQMLFGAVMAVVGTFQAGAIGVQLSGDNPTPQYAGQLIINHIDDYGFIRYEMGYASALSVVLLIFVYLLSKLCWKLFGAKD
- a CDS encoding carbohydrate ABC transporter permease yields the protein MAKFRANQMDPDRFHFSQSGFYFFLITLSIFMVMPIIFIFSTALKPIDELFLYPPRFFVMRPTLQNFYDLFSTTSVTVVPMVKYLFNSIVVTVVVVAATVIISTMTGFALSKLDFKFKKIIFEANVLAIMFVPVAVAIPRFFIVDALGIMDTMLGHILPLLALPVSVFLLKQFVDQIPDALIEAATIDGANTFQVFTRIILPMVYPALATVAILSFQLAWNNVETSTLYMDAENQKTLAFYMTTLASNLENNVAGQGMAAAAGLLMFLPNLIIFLFLQSKVMNTMAHSGLK